The following nucleotide sequence is from Anabaena sphaerica FACHB-251.
ACACATTTTTGACTAATCTAGTCATTTGTCTGGAATTTTATTGACTATTAACTTTTGAAGACTGTTTAAAAGGTGTCTTTTTATTTTTCTGTTTTTTGGTCTTATTTTTCTCGTAGTCTAACTCTTTCAGCTTTTTCATAATCCGGCTGAAGTATTCTTGCAGGTAATTTTCTACAGTAGCTGTTTGTTGTTTATCTAAGCCAAACACTGTGTATACTTCGTCCATTGGCGCATTTAAGGCTTTACCACTAGCTAATACCTCTGTAAAAGCTAGTCTGTCAGCCACATTCCATCCCCACTGAAAGCACCGGAGTAACCCTTGTACACCACGCAGTAAGCCGATAGGCATCCGTGTTACTCTCGCATCTTTCCCAGATAAGCGTTCACAAATATTAATTATTTCTTCTGCACTCCACGCACGAGTACCAACAACGGGGAAAGTTTGTTTTTGGGTTTCTGGTACACTCAAAGCGCGAAGCGCAAATTTAGCAATATCTTGAGTATCCATATAAGCAACTGGGGAAGAAGCACCCGTTACCCACACTGGCTGATTTTCCAAAATAGGTATGCCATATTGACCAATTAAGCCTTGCATAAACCCAGCCAAACGTAAAATTGTATAGTTTAAGCCGGACTCAGCTAAAAATAATTCTGTACATCGCTTAATTTCCATCAGCGGTACATTGGGATATTTATCAGCGTCGAGAATTGAAAAGAAAATAAAACGCTCTACACCAGCAGCTTTAGCAGCTTGAATTAACGCTACCTTGCCATCCCAATCTACCTGTTTAATAGTTAATGAATCTGTAGCGCGAGATGTGGAAGCATCTATGACTTGTGTTACACCTGCTAACGCTGCTTCTAGGGTTTGGGGATAACACAAGTCTCCTCTCACCAGTTCTGCACCCCATTCTTTGAGAAATGCAGCTTTTTTAGGACTCCGAACCAGACAGCGTACTTTATACCCTTCATCGATAGCACGACGAGCCACTTGTCTTCCTAAGGTGCCAGTGGCACCGACGATTAATAATGTCATGAGGGTCTTTATAAATTTTAATGTTTTATGATAAAAATCTTAACAGAATTAGTTATAGAAATAAAACTTTACATTTTTTTAATGGGACTGGGGACTGGGGACTGGGGGACTGGGGATCGGGGAATAGATATTAAAGTTATTCTCCTCTGCCCCTCTGCCCCTCTGCCCCTCTGCTCCCCTGCTCCCCTGCTTATTCTTCTGCGCCTTGAATTTTTAGCAATAATGCGCCCAAAGCCCAACCTACGAAGATTAAGCCGAAAGACAACATAGCTGCATTTAAGATTTCGCCGCCCATTTGCTGTGATTCTCCTATGTGAAGTAAATGGTTTGTGGATGTTTCCCGTTTATGAGACTGCTTAAATTAACTTGATCTCTCAAATCTCATTTTTGCTGGTCTGCTAACTTGGGTAAACTAGGTCTTCAACTATCTTGAGGATTAGACCTGTCTCAATAATTCTAAAATAGTTTAGCAGCTAATTGAAATCGGGATCGGGTAAGTAGCGATGTGGCTTAATTAACTGTTTTCCCTGTTCCCTGTTCCCTATTCCCTATTCCCTGACTCATGACTAATACTAATCAACGTCCACGTTTAGCACTGACACTGGGAGATCCCGCAGGAATTGGATCAGAAGTAATTTTAAAGGCTTTAGCAGATTCGGAAGTTATCCAAAACATTGATGTTGTCGTAGTGGGTAGTCGGGATTTACTCACTAGGACTTATAAAAATCTAACATATAATACCGAAAATTTGCCCGCTTTGGCAAATCCATCTGAGTTGACGGTGATTGATGTTGATGTGCCAGACTCAGGTGAGATTATTACCGGGTTAGGTAATGCGGTTAGTGGTGCGGCGAGTTTTGCTTATATGGAATATGCCATAGCGCAGACTTTAGCGGGTGATTTTGATGGTATTGTCACAGCACCCATCGCTAAATCTGCTTGGAAAGCCGCAGGACATGAATATCCTGGACAAACAGAACTTCTAGCTGAGAAAGCTGGTGTTGAGCGGTTTGGAATGTTATTTGTAGCGCGATCGCCTTTTACTGGTTGGACTCTGCGGGCTTTGCTTGCTACCACACATATACCTTTATGTCAAGTATCTCAAACCTTAACACCGCAATTATTAACAAAGAAACTTGATTTATTAGAAGAATGTTTACAAAGAGATTTTGGGATTAATAATGGGAGAATTGCGATCGCAGGTTTAAATCCCCACAGTGGAGAAATGGGACAATTAGGAAGAGAAGAAGTAGATTGGTTAATTCCCTGGTTAGAGTCAGAACGGCAAAAACGTCCCCATTTACAACTAGAAGGACCCATACCACCAGATACAATGTGGGTTAAACCTGGTCAAGCTTGGTATGGTAATTCTGACATCAAAAATCCCGCTGATGCTTACTTAGCACTTTATCATGATCAGGGTTTAATTCCGGTCAAGTTAATGGCTTTTGATCGGGCTGTAAATACTACCATTGGTTTACCATTTGTGCGAACTTCGCCGGATCATGGTACAGCTTTTGATATTGCGGGAAAGGGAATTGCTGATGCAACCAGCATGAAAGCTGCAATTCAGTTAGCGGTGGAGTTGGTGAAGCAGCGTTATAGCTAGGTTGTAGGCCAAAGAATATTGGGAAGATTATCGGAGTCGAGATGATGCCTAAAAGTACAAGTTATCATGCAAAATTAATTCAAGACTTACAAAGTCCACTAGAAGCAGCAGCTTATATTGAAGTAGTTATAGAAGAAGGCGATCCGAAAATGTTAAATAAGGCGCTCAAAAATGTAATTGAGGCGCAAGGTGGAATTGATAAACTTTCAAAACCTGTACAGCAATCTTATGAGAACCTAGCCCAGAAATTATCTGAGCAAGGAGAAATTGAATTTTATTGTTTAAGTACCTTTTTAGATGCTTTAGGATTACAGTTAGCAGTAACAGTTAAGTCTGCTTAATTTTTGATGATTAATTCTCATTACCTATTACCTATTCTCTACGCTTAATTTAACAATCACAGGAAAATGGTCAGAAGGCCAAACACCTTCCCACTGTTCACGGTCAATAATTACCTGTTCAACTTGAAAACGGCGATCGCAATATATCGTATCTATCGCATCCCACGCTTCACCTGTAAACTCATGAAAAGTTTTTTGTTCCTCTAAAGGAAAAGTTGCTAAAGCATCTTGTATTTTGTGATTATCGGCTAAAATCATCCGCGCTAAGGTTCTGGGATTAGCGTTAAAATCTCCCGTTAGCAGTAGGTAATCTTCTGAAGGAAATTCCATTAAACGTAAACTAACCAAAGCTGCACCTAACTCTCTAGCTTTAGCATTTTCATGGTCTAAATGAGTATTAACAATAGTTAGAGAAATACTAGAATTACCAACTACAAAATTAGCCCAAGTTGCCATGCGTGGTAAACGGGTTTCCCAAGTAATGCTACCAGGAATTTCCGGGGTATCGCTGAGATAAAAATCTTGGGTTTTTTGAAGTTGCAAACGTTGGGTATTGTAGAAAATTGCACAGTGTTCACCGTCTCCTGTACCAGTGCGATCGCCCCCAATAAATTTATATTCTGGTATAAGTGTTTGTAAATCCCTGAGTTGATGGGGTTTACCTTCCTGCGTACCCAGTAAATCAGGTTGGTAGTGTTGAATAACAGATGCGATCGCTCCGACACGCTTTTCCCACTGACCCATCCCTGGATCTGGTTTGTCGTAGCGGAGGTTAAAACTCATGACGGTGATTTTCATTAATCTCTTTAATTTAATCAATCTTCAGAAGAATATATATAGTGAGTCTATATTTTATAGTTCTGGAATAACTTAATTAGCGATACTTGAACAAAAATCTCAAATTTATAGCCATGGACAGGGTGGTTAGGACATCAATTGATAATGAAACTCCCACTACAAAAGGGTTTTATTCCTGACTCCTGCTATATCATCAAAAATCCCAAATTGGTATGAGGCTTGAGTAGATACAAATTCCCTGACCAGCTTTAGCTTCAATAATCCAACTTCACACGAACTAAGTGATCAAGCCTCAGTAAAATTCTTTGGTAAATTCAACCTTACAACCCAGTTGTTAAATGAGACACTGATTCATATTTTAATGAATTGTTTTTGCTATCGAGACTTTAAACTTTGCTACCTTCGGGAGGTTCAAACTTATAACCATAGCCACGCACCGTTTTAATAAATTCTGGTGTACTAGAATCAACTTCCATTTTTTTACGCAGTTGACCAATATGCACATCTACAACTCGTCCGTCTCCTACATAGTCACAACCCCAAATTTTTTGGATCAGTTGAGGACGACTCCAGGCTTGACCAGGATGGCTGGCTAAAAAATGTAAGATATTAAACTCTAAGGCAGTTAAAGCCAAAGGTTTCTCATTCAGTGTCACCTCTCTACCTTCTGGGTTAATTGCTAATTGTTTAAAGATCAGACGTTGTGATTGCGTAGGATGGATATAACGTATGCGTCTCAAAAGAGCTTCGACTCTGACTTCCACTTCTGCCAAGCTAAATGGTTTAGTCATGAAATCATCTGCACCTGCGGCCAGAACTCTAATTTTATCAGCTTCATCATTCCGGCTAGTGAGTATCAAAACTAAAACATTGGTGCGACTTTGCATTTCTTGACAAAGTTTATAGCCGTTGGCATCTGGCAAATTCCAATCCAGAATTACCAAAGCCGGATTGAATTGCTCAAATAATGCCATAGCACTTTTACCGTCTGCGGCCGATTCTATTTGGTATTTTCGACTCAGAAATCGGTAGACGAGATTTCTCACACTGAAATCGTCATCTACAATCATAATTTTGGGAATCGTCATGGGAAGCTTATCCATAGTCCAATGCAGTCTATTGATTGATTTGGCGATTTTCTGTAGCGACCGATGGTTTTAGATGTTGTTTGTGAGGAGTCTATTAGCTCCTAGTTAACTCAGTAGAAACTATGCTGTCGTCTGGGTATACACTTAATTTTCCTAGAAGTTTAAGCAAACTTCATAATAATCCTTCTAAATGGTATCGGTAATGTATGATTTTGGTATTTTTTAGAAAAATATTGGTATAAAAAGTAAGTCGCTAGTTATAAATAGGTAAAGATTCAGGATTGAGGAGTTAGGAGTCTCAATTGTAACGCTCAATTCCATCTCGTGTGGCTTTATCAGCCTCTATAAAAGTCGGAAATGATTCTGGCGAGATATTTTGTGCTACTAAATCTCCCACTACTTGCTCAAGATTTTAATCTAGATTTTGAGCAAATGCAGTCATCAAAAGCCGTACTGAAAAAGATGCTTTTGAAGCACCAATAAAATCGTCAAATAGTAGGCTTAAATATATCTGAAGATAGATTTTATTACCCAATATTTTTCAGGCAAATCTTCAAAGCTTCATACTTAAGAAAGACCAATTAACTTTATTTTTTTTGTTAGTTTATTGTTGATGTAATTCGGGTAAGAAGAGTTATGACTAATAATCTAGTGGGTGGTATTATCCCTTCACAGCCACCAATAGAAGCTGAATCTGATGTTCATGCAGTTAAATCTCGTCTGGAATGGGGCGAACCAGCATTTACAATTTTGGATGTACGCGATCGCTCAAGCTACAACCAAGGTCATATTATGGGAGCAATGCCTATGCCCATAGATGAACTCACAGACCGTGCAGTGAATTCTTTAGAAAAAAGCCGTGATATTTACGTTTACGGTACAAACGAGGGAGAAAGTTCTCAAGCTGCCCAAAAACTGCGTTCGGCTGGATTTGAACACGTATCTAAACTCAAAGGTGGTCTTGGGGCATGGAAAGCTATTGGTGGACCAACAGAAGGCATTATTGAATCAAGAACTCCCGCAGGTGCAGATGACTACAATGTTGTCTCTCGGATGCAAAATCACTTAGAAAATCAGCAGAAGTGACCGGGGGGGATTGGGGACAGGTGAGAGGGAACAGAGGAGAAAATAAATAATTAATTACCAATTGCTTCTCAGTGTTCAAATAAATCTTTGAATTGTAATAAATCCAAAGAAACCAATGTTGGTAGAACTTGAAAGCATTCTTGAGCTAGTTGCCAACGTCCTTCTCTTTGCAACATTTGAGTGAGCTTTTGTTGTATGCTCAGTAAGTAGCGCACATCATTAGCAGCGTAACTTAGTTGAGCTTCAGATAAATTAACCGCGTTACCCCAATCAGAACTTTGGGAGCTTTTATCTAGTTCTACTTGCTCTAATTCCTGTACTACATCTTTCAAACCATGACGATTGGTGTAGGTACGGGCTAATTTACTGGCAATTTTGGTACAAAAAACAGGCTGAACCTGAATTTCCAGATTGTGACGTAAGGTAGCAACATCAAACCGCGCAAAGTGAAATACTTTGAGGATGTGAGTTGCTTCCAAGAGTTGTTTTAAGTTGGGAGCTTCTGTTTGTCCTTTAGCGATGCGGATAGCTGTGACTTTTCCCTCTGGGTTGCACAACTGAACCAGACACAAGCGATCGCGCTGAGGTAATAATCCCATCGTTTCGGTGTCAACAGCAAGAGCTTCTGATTTTAAATACTCCGAGAGGGTAGCCGCATCTAAATCGCGATCGCTCACCTGAAAATCATGTAATGTCATCAATCCTTCCCAAATAAATTCTAGTGTCTATCAGTTAAATCACTGTATTAGACACTAAATTATTATTGTCCAAATTGTGCAAAAAATCAGTAAAAAAATCTATCTGGTGTTGATAAATATTTGTGTGAGATAAACTTCACCTTTAGCATTAGTGGCCACTCCCACCCCTGTCAGCTTATATTTTCCTTGAATATTCTTCAAATGTCCAGGACTGTTGAGCCAACCAATAACAGCTTGCTTTGCCGGCTCGTTATATCCAACATTGAAAGCCACATTTTCTGCCGCACTGTTATACTTAAGAGGGATGGCTTTAACTCGTTGTTCAAAGCCATGATGACTAAACTTAACTACACCATTAGCCATGTTTTGACTGTGAATCCTTGCTTGCTGAGTTATACTTGCATTTAAGGTTAACTTTGATAATCCTTGAGAAGCGCGATATTGATTAATTTGCTCAAAAACTAATTTTTCTAAAGTAGTATTTTCAGAACCAAAATTCGACATAGCTGCCTGGCTAGAAGTATTCAATGACTGGGTGTGAGCGATTTTTTTTGTAGAATTCTTACCGGGAACCGGAACAGTCATCAATCCACTAGCAAGGACAAGCACACTTAAAGCCATGCCAAAAGCAGTTTGTCGGAACATAGAGAATTAGGTAGTGTATGGATTTATTAGACATATACTCTATCTTCTGATGATCAGAATAAGTACCAGGATACTGTCAAGTATTTGTGAACTGAAGAATTACAGCAGGAGTCAGTAGAGACTTTCCAGGGGAACGTCTGTACAGGAGTCAGAATGTTCGATAAATTGGTATCAGAATGATAAAACTTAGACACAAAAGGTCTTTCGACTCTGCCACCTGTTACTTTTCTTCTGTCACCTTCTATAATTCAGACTTCCGAGTTCACTTTC
It contains:
- a CDS encoding SDR family oxidoreductase, producing MTLLIVGATGTLGRQVARRAIDEGYKVRCLVRSPKKAAFLKEWGAELVRGDLCYPQTLEAALAGVTQVIDASTSRATDSLTIKQVDWDGKVALIQAAKAAGVERFIFFSILDADKYPNVPLMEIKRCTELFLAESGLNYTILRLAGFMQGLIGQYGIPILENQPVWVTGASSPVAYMDTQDIAKFALRALSVPETQKQTFPVVGTRAWSAEEIINICERLSGKDARVTRMPIGLLRGVQGLLRCFQWGWNVADRLAFTEVLASGKALNAPMDEVYTVFGLDKQQTATVENYLQEYFSRIMKKLKELDYEKNKTKKQKNKKTPFKQSSKVNSQ
- a CDS encoding PetM family cytochrome b6-f complex subunit 7, whose translation is MGGEILNAAMLSFGLIFVGWALGALLLKIQGAEE
- the pdxA gene encoding 4-hydroxythreonine-4-phosphate dehydrogenase PdxA, with amino-acid sequence MTNTNQRPRLALTLGDPAGIGSEVILKALADSEVIQNIDVVVVGSRDLLTRTYKNLTYNTENLPALANPSELTVIDVDVPDSGEIITGLGNAVSGAASFAYMEYAIAQTLAGDFDGIVTAPIAKSAWKAAGHEYPGQTELLAEKAGVERFGMLFVARSPFTGWTLRALLATTHIPLCQVSQTLTPQLLTKKLDLLEECLQRDFGINNGRIAIAGLNPHSGEMGQLGREEVDWLIPWLESERQKRPHLQLEGPIPPDTMWVKPGQAWYGNSDIKNPADAYLALYHDQGLIPVKLMAFDRAVNTTIGLPFVRTSPDHGTAFDIAGKGIADATSMKAAIQLAVELVKQRYS
- a CDS encoding DNA-binding protein produces the protein MPKSTSYHAKLIQDLQSPLEAAAYIEVVIEEGDPKMLNKALKNVIEAQGGIDKLSKPVQQSYENLAQKLSEQGEIEFYCLSTFLDALGLQLAVTVKSA
- a CDS encoding endonuclease/exonuclease/phosphatase family protein; protein product: MKITVMSFNLRYDKPDPGMGQWEKRVGAIASVIQHYQPDLLGTQEGKPHQLRDLQTLIPEYKFIGGDRTGTGDGEHCAIFYNTQRLQLQKTQDFYLSDTPEIPGSITWETRLPRMATWANFVVGNSSISLTIVNTHLDHENAKARELGAALVSLRLMEFPSEDYLLLTGDFNANPRTLARMILADNHKIQDALATFPLEEQKTFHEFTGEAWDAIDTIYCDRRFQVEQVIIDREQWEGVWPSDHFPVIVKLSVENR
- a CDS encoding response regulator transcription factor, with protein sequence MDKLPMTIPKIMIVDDDFSVRNLVYRFLSRKYQIESAADGKSAMALFEQFNPALVILDWNLPDANGYKLCQEMQSRTNVLVLILTSRNDEADKIRVLAAGADDFMTKPFSLAEVEVRVEALLRRIRYIHPTQSQRLIFKQLAINPEGREVTLNEKPLALTALEFNILHFLASHPGQAWSRPQLIQKIWGCDYVGDGRVVDVHIGQLRKKMEVDSSTPEFIKTVRGYGYKFEPPEGSKV
- a CDS encoding rhodanese-like domain-containing protein: MTNNLVGGIIPSQPPIEAESDVHAVKSRLEWGEPAFTILDVRDRSSYNQGHIMGAMPMPIDELTDRAVNSLEKSRDIYVYGTNEGESSQAAQKLRSAGFEHVSKLKGGLGAWKAIGGPTEGIIESRTPAGADDYNVVSRMQNHLENQQK
- a CDS encoding ribonuclease H-like domain-containing protein; this translates as MTLHDFQVSDRDLDAATLSEYLKSEALAVDTETMGLLPQRDRLCLVQLCNPEGKVTAIRIAKGQTEAPNLKQLLEATHILKVFHFARFDVATLRHNLEIQVQPVFCTKIASKLARTYTNRHGLKDVVQELEQVELDKSSQSSDWGNAVNLSEAQLSYAANDVRYLLSIQQKLTQMLQREGRWQLAQECFQVLPTLVSLDLLQFKDLFEH
- a CDS encoding CAP domain-containing protein, coding for MFRQTAFGMALSVLVLASGLMTVPVPGKNSTKKIAHTQSLNTSSQAAMSNFGSENTTLEKLVFEQINQYRASQGLSKLTLNASITQQARIHSQNMANGVVKFSHHGFEQRVKAIPLKYNSAAENVAFNVGYNEPAKQAVIGWLNSPGHLKNIQGKYKLTGVGVATNAKGEVYLTQIFINTR